One genomic region from Antedon mediterranea chromosome 3, ecAntMedi1.1, whole genome shotgun sequence encodes:
- the LOC140045198 gene encoding complement C1q-like protein 2: MYFGFKTFFILAVLQVINSTEFDLEVCNSCCTDGVPGIPGNNGIPGVSGRQGQNGEPGMKGEQGEKGEEGMKGDSGRNGSNGVPGEIGLQGPQGPAGESGPNGLPGESGLRGRTGSSGQKGQKGDRAIQRKSAFSAVFKTSPGRPTGILKYDTVVTNVGNHYNKNTGKFVCVIPGVYVFSVTSLSNNGNGFITYLLKNGKTQVTASMKSGVNTASTMVILDLVQGDQIWTEPNINYNYYISNINGHCSFSGFLLYAA, encoded by the exons ATGTATTTTGG ATTTAAGACGTTTTTCATACTTGCTGTCCTTCAAGTAATAAATTCTACTGAATTTGATCTTGAAGTTTGTAATAGCTGTTGTACAGATGGGGTTCCTGGCATTCCAGGAAATAATGGTATTCCAGGTGTATCAGGGCGACAAGGACAAAATGGAGAACCGGGAATGAAAGGAGAACAAGGAGAGAAAGGAGAAGAAGGAATGAAAGGGGATAGTGGAAGGAATGGCTCAAATGGAGTTCCTGGAGAAATAGGACTACAGGGACCTCAAGGGCCGGCAGGTGAATCAGGACCTAATGGTCTTCCTGGTGAATCAGGGCTTCGAGGGCGAACAGGGTCAAGTGGTCAAAAAGGACAAAAGGGTGACCGAGCAATTCAGAGAAAGTCTGCCTTTTCCGCAGTTTTTAAAACATCCCCAGGTCGTCCTACTGGTATATTGAAGTATGACACAGTAGTTACAAATGTAGGAAATCACTACAACAAAAACACTGGCAAATTTGTTTGTGTAATTCCAGGCGTGTATGTGTTTTCTGTAACATCATTGTCCAATAATGGTAATGGTTTTATTACATACTTGCTTAAAAATGGTAAAACTCAAGTAACCGCATCTATGAAATCTGGTGTTAATACTGCTAGCACAATGGTGATACTTGATCTAGTACAAGGTGATCAAATATGGACTGAgccaaatataaattataactaTTACATAAGTAACATCAATGGTCATTGCTCATTCTCAGGGTTCTTGCTTTATGCAGCATAA
- the LOC140045199 gene encoding uncharacterized protein, with protein MLRGLKMFFTIFLQLFLICVIKSSQTGSEGCNSCCASGVPGIPGHNGSPGIPGLQGVNGENGMKGVQGMIGEQGMKGEQGMKGEQGMKGEQGDNVRNGLDGIPGKLGPKGPQGLSGLPGEVGPQGLTGRPGAIGRKGEKGEQAFASQLRSAFTATFAKSYEGSIHPDVAPIKYNSMTTNIGNHYNISTGKFVCAIPGVYVFHVTSYKTTQPNGFMTYLMQNGHVQATIREGRLQQIVELMVLQAQW; from the exons ATGTTAAGAGG attgaaaatgttttttacaatttttttacaaCTTTTTCTTATTTGTGTCATAAAATCATCACAAACTGGTTCTGAAGGTTGTAACAGCTGTTGTGCATCTGGGGTTCCTGGTATTCCAGGACATAATGGGAGTCCAGGCATTCCAGGATTACAAGGAGTGAATGGAGAAAATGGAATGAAAGGAGTACAAGGAATGAtaggagaacaaggaatgaaaggagaacaaggaatgaaaggagaacaaggaatgaaaGGAGAACAAGGAGATAATGTAAGGAATGGATTAGATGGGATTCCTGGTAAATTAGGACCAAAAGGACCTCAAGGCCTCAGTGGGCTACCAGGTGAAGTAGGACCTCAAGGATTAACTGGGCGACCTGGAGCAATTGGAAGAAAGGGAGAAAAAGGTGAACAAGCTTTTGCTAGTCAGCTTAGGTCTGCCTTTACAGCAACTTTTGCTAAATCATATGAGGGTTCGATTCATCCTGATGTTGCCCCTATAAAGTATAACTCGATGACTACAAATATAGGAAATCATTACAATATAAGCACAGGAAAGTTTGTCTGTGCAATTCCAGGTGTTTATGTATTTCATGTAACATCATATAAAACTACGCAGCCTAATGGTTTTATGACATACCTAATGCAAAATGGCCATGTTCAAGCAACCATAAGGGAGGGGAGGTTACAACAGATAGTAGAACTTATGGTTCTGCAAGCACAATGGTGA